The window AAATACTATGTAGATAACTCCTGCTAAATAAGCTATGTTCAAGATAAAAAACAAAAGTGCTGTTTTTAAACCTTTGTTGAAACATTTTGAAAGATAAAACTTTGAAAACATAAATTAAAATGCCTCCAGTCCCCCTCGAATGTTTAATATATTTTTACCCATGCCTTTAAAGAATCTAACTTCAATATTTATTCATTTCTCATTTCTTAATCGTTTTCATTATACCTTATTACTTTTTAGTATAGCAATATTGTATTTTAAAAAACTATACAACTTTTTATTTTATTACTTTATATTTCACACCACCACAAACTGACTCATATATAGATTATAATAAAACCCTTTTTTGGCTAAAAGATCTTCATGGGTACCTTGTTCGATAATTTCACCGTTGTATATAACAAGGATAAGGTCAGCATTTCTGATAGTTGAAAGTCTGTGGGCTATTACAAAACTTGTCCTTCCCTGCATAAGTTTTAACATTGCACTTTGAACAAGTTTTTCTGTTCTTGTATCAATGTTACTTGTTGCCTCATCTAAGATAAGAATGGCAGGGTCAGACAAAATTGCCCTTGCAATAGCCAATAGCTGACGCTGACCTTGGCTCAAATCCATTCCGTTGTCTGTAAGCACTGTATTGTAACCATGCGGAAGATGTTTTACAAAGTCATGTGCGTTTGCCATCTTTGAAGCTAATATTACCTCATCGTCAGTGGCTGAAAGCTTTCCATATCGGATATTTTCTTTCACAGGCTCTGAAAACAAAAACGTGTCTTGAAGGACAATCCCAAGCTTTTTTCTGAGACTGTGTCTGTTTATTTTTCTTATGTCAATACCATCAATTAAAATCTGACCACTGTCCACATCATAAAATCTGCTTAGTAAATTTACAATTGTAGTTTTACCACTTCCAGTTGGACCAACTAGCGCAACCATTTGCCCGGGTTTTACTTTAAAACTGATATTTTTTATCACAGGTTGACCTTTTGTATATGAAAACCATACATTTCTAAATTCTACCTCTCCTTTGATGTCTTTCAGTTCAACTTCATCTTCTGAAGACATTTCTTCTTGCTCATCCATAATCTCAAATACTCTTTCTGCAGCAGCAAACGCAGATTGAATTTGATTGAACTGGTTTGCAAGATCATTGAGCGGCCTTGTAAACTGTCTTGCATACTGAATAAAACTTGCAATTGTGCCAACTGTAATAAAGCCTTTGAGTGCTAAAAAACCTCCTGATGCTGCAACAATGATAAACGCAAGGTTGTTCAAAAGGTTCATAAGAGGTGGAATGATTCCTGAAAATATCTGTGCTTTTATCCCCACCTGTGTTAATTCCTTATTAACTTTTTCAAACTTTTTAATTTCTTTTTCTTCTCTTGTAAAAACCTTTATAACTTTTTGACCTGTTATGTCTTCTTCAATTATACCATTTAGACTTCCTAATAGCTTTTGGTTTTGAGAAAACAATTTTCTCGTTCTCGATGCAATAAGATTAGTAAGCCAAAACATAAGTGGCACAACTGTCAATGTTAAAACTGTCAAAACTGGACTTAATAAAAGCATAACAACAATCGAACCTACAATCGTTATAATGCTTGAAAAAATAGAAGTCAAGCTTGCGTTCAAGGTATTTGTAACAACATCAATGTCGTTTGTAAGCCTTGACATTAAATCTCCATGCGATTTTGTGTCAAAAATCTTTATTGGTAGTTTTTGAAGTTTTGAAAAAAGGTCATTTCGCATCTTAAAAACAACTTTTTGTGAAATTACCATCATACCATAACCCTGAAGATAAGCAAAAATTGAATTGACAATGTAAATCCCTATCATTCCTAAAATTATTTTATAAAGTCCACTAAGTCTTCTGGGAATTATATAATTGTCTATAGCTTGTTGAATTAAAAGTGGAGAGATAATCTGTAAAATTGCACCTATTGTAATAGTTAAAAATATCACTAATAACAAAAGCTTAAATTCTTTAAAATATCCCCATAGCCTTTTTAAAGTAACTTTCAAATCCTTAGGTTTTGAACCTTTGTTTGAAAATCTATGTCCTGGACCTCTTCCCGGCACAGGACCTGGTCCAAATACAGGCGGTTGAAATGAAGATTGATGCTTTTTATCAGGCAATTTTGTTTTCCTCCTCTCCTGTTTGAGTTAAGTAGATCTCTCTGTAGAGGGGAGAGCTTTTGATAAGCTCATCATGTGTGCCAATTGCGACAATCTTGCCGGCGTCCATAACAATTATCTTGTCTGCATGTTTAATTGAAGATATTCTTTGGGCAATTATAAATGTTGTTGTCCCTTTCATGTACTCTTTAAGTGCTGCTTGAATCTTTTTTTCAGTTGCCATATCGACAGCAGAGGTGCAATCATCTAATATTAGTATTTTAGGTTTTTTCAAGATTGCTCTGGCAATTGAAATTCTCTGTTTTTGCCCACCAGAAAGGTTTACTCCACGCTCAGATACGTCTGTGTCATACCCTTTTTCAAAACTCATGATAAAATCGTGAGCTTGTGCCGTCTTTGCAGCTTGAATTATCTCTTCCATTGTGGCATTTTCGTTGCCCCATGCAATGTTTTCTTTTATTGAACCTGTAAAGAGAATTGTGTCTTGTAAAACAATACTTATGACTTTTCGCAAAGCTTCAACATCATAGTCTTTTACATTTATATCGTCAATCAGTACTTCACCTTCTTGAACATCGTAAAGTCTTGGGATTAAGCTTACCAATGTAGATTTACCAGAACCTGTTGTGCCAATAATTCCAACTATCTCACCAGGATTTGCAACAAATGATATGTTCTCAAGCGCCGGATTTTCTTCATCTTGGTTATAGTAAAATGTTACATTTCTAAACTCTACCTTGCCAAATTCAATTGGTTTTTTAATAGCCTTTTCCTTACTTTTGATATCAATCTCGCAATCTAAAACTTCGTTTATTCTTTCCGCAGATGCACTTGCTCTTGTGATAAATAAAAAGATATTTCCTATCATCATGAGAGAAAACAATATTTGCATAGAATAGTTTATAAATGCCATGAGTTGTCCCACTTGCAGGTTGCCATATTTTACTTCAAACCCGCCAAACCATACAACACCAACCATTGCCATATTCATAACAAGTCCAAAAAGCGGCATTATTATTACAACAATCCCAAAAGCCTTTAAAGAGGTTTGCAAAAGATTCTGGTTTGCATCATAAAACCTTTTTTGTTCATATTCGTGTCTGACAAAAGCTTTTACAACCCTGCTTCCTAAAAGGTTCTCGCGCATTACAGCGTTCACCCTATCTATTCTTTTCTGGAGCTGGTAAAATAATGGGAAGCTAAATTTAATCATTAAGTAAAAAATTAATATTACAAATGGTATACAGACAAATAACACTAAAGATAATTTTGGGTCGATTGTGAGAGTCATTATAATCCCACCTATAAAGAGAAGTGGTGCTCGTACAACAATCCTAAGCATCATCATAACAACATTTTGAATCTGAGCAACGTCATTTGTGAGTCTCGTAATCAGTGTCTCTGGTCTGAATCTATCTAAATTTTTAAAAGAAAATGCCATAACCTTTCTAAAAAGTTCGCATCTCAAATCATATGCAAAGTTCTGGCTTGCTATGCTTGAAAATACAACACATCCACCACCACCAACCATTCCAATTAAGGCTGCTACAATCATTATTAAACCTATTTTCAAAATATACCCTATATCGCCTCTTTTGAGTCCAATATCAATTATCCTCTCCATAAACCTCGGCTGCATTAGGTCCATCATAACTTCTAAAAGCATAAAAAGCGGAGCTAAAATCACTGCCCATTTGTAAGGTTTTAAATACCTAAAAAGCTTTATCATCTTTACTGCTGCCCTCCTTTTTCTCCAAACAACATCCTATCATTTTAAGTACAAGCTTTTTCAACCTTTTGAGCAAGTACCACAACTCTTCAATTTCATCTTCAGAAAGTCTCGAAAGGTTTTTTTCTAAATTTTGGTTTACCCACTGAGTGTGAAAACTTAAAAGTTCTTTACCTTTTTTAGTTGTCTGTACTATTGAAATTCGTCTGTCAGACTCATCTTTAAGCTTTTGTACATATCCTTCAGCAATAAGCTTATCTATAATAGGTGTAAGGTTTGGTGCTGAGATGTTAAGCCTTTTTGCAAGCTCAGACATATTCATGGGTCCAAAAACATCTGTGATATGTAAAATGTGAATAAAACGTGGTGGCAGACCATATTTTTCTGAAAATTCATCTTTTTTTAAAATGTTCTTTGTTATCATTGGAAAAAGCGACAACATGCTCTCAGCAATCTGGTTTACTATTTCTTTCGAAATACCCATTTTTCTTTCACCCTTTTAAAATAATTTGATAATCTTTAAAAAAAGTAATATAATATTTTAAAAATATAACTTTTCAACATGTCGTGAGTTCTAGATTTGTTATCAAAATATAAATAATAAAAATGTTATAAGGTTGTATATCAGTTTGAAGTATTCAAAATA is drawn from Caldicellulosiruptor diazotrophicus and contains these coding sequences:
- a CDS encoding ABC transporter ATP-binding protein; its protein translation is MIKLFRYLKPYKWAVILAPLFMLLEVMMDLMQPRFMERIIDIGLKRGDIGYILKIGLIMIVAALIGMVGGGGCVVFSSIASQNFAYDLRCELFRKVMAFSFKNLDRFRPETLITRLTNDVAQIQNVVMMMLRIVVRAPLLFIGGIIMTLTIDPKLSLVLFVCIPFVILIFYLMIKFSFPLFYQLQKRIDRVNAVMRENLLGSRVVKAFVRHEYEQKRFYDANQNLLQTSLKAFGIVVIIMPLFGLVMNMAMVGVVWFGGFEVKYGNLQVGQLMAFINYSMQILFSLMMIGNIFLFITRASASAERINEVLDCEIDIKSKEKAIKKPIEFGKVEFRNVTFYYNQDEENPALENISFVANPGEIVGIIGTTGSGKSTLVSLIPRLYDVQEGEVLIDDINVKDYDVEALRKVISIVLQDTILFTGSIKENIAWGNENATMEEIIQAAKTAQAHDFIMSFEKGYDTDVSERGVNLSGGQKQRISIARAILKKPKILILDDCTSAVDMATEKKIQAALKEYMKGTTTFIIAQRISSIKHADKIIVMDAGKIVAIGTHDELIKSSPLYREIYLTQTGEEENKIA
- a CDS encoding ABC transporter ATP-binding protein; its protein translation is MPGRGPGHRFSNKGSKPKDLKVTLKRLWGYFKEFKLLLLVIFLTITIGAILQIISPLLIQQAIDNYIIPRRLSGLYKIILGMIGIYIVNSIFAYLQGYGMMVISQKVVFKMRNDLFSKLQKLPIKIFDTKSHGDLMSRLTNDIDVVTNTLNASLTSIFSSIITIVGSIVVMLLLSPVLTVLTLTVVPLMFWLTNLIASRTRKLFSQNQKLLGSLNGIIEEDITGQKVIKVFTREEKEIKKFEKVNKELTQVGIKAQIFSGIIPPLMNLLNNLAFIIVAASGGFLALKGFITVGTIASFIQYARQFTRPLNDLANQFNQIQSAFAAAERVFEIMDEQEEMSSEDEVELKDIKGEVEFRNVWFSYTKGQPVIKNISFKVKPGQMVALVGPTGSGKTTIVNLLSRFYDVDSGQILIDGIDIRKINRHSLRKKLGIVLQDTFLFSEPVKENIRYGKLSATDDEVILASKMANAHDFVKHLPHGYNTVLTDNGMDLSQGQRQLLAIARAILSDPAILILDEATSNIDTRTEKLVQSAMLKLMQGRTSFVIAHRLSTIRNADLILVIYNGEIIEQGTHEDLLAKKGFYYNLYMSQFVVV
- a CDS encoding MarR family winged helix-turn-helix transcriptional regulator, which codes for MGISKEIVNQIAESMLSLFPMITKNILKKDEFSEKYGLPPRFIHILHITDVFGPMNMSELAKRLNISAPNLTPIIDKLIAEGYVQKLKDESDRRISIVQTTKKGKELLSFHTQWVNQNLEKNLSRLSEDEIEELWYLLKRLKKLVLKMIGCCLEKKEGSSKDDKAF